One genomic segment of Chitinophaga sancti includes these proteins:
- a CDS encoding FecR family protein, producing the protein MMSKPPLELPFRIAALVKKYIAGNITPDEQAELDAWINLSEKNRVLWAEISQGATNEWTSTPFHNYNMENVIGSIHHKIKKNKQRRTFVYLSAAAAILMMIAAGLQYLKVPKEPAMEYVVIGNEVPPGTTKARLVMANGHTIGLDKARDSSFTEGNGVQVQQQQGVLSYQAKNNTKEMPTYNTLITPKGGEYKLVLGDGTVVWLNAASSIRFPNRFSGNQREVQLTGEAYFEVTHDPKRPFIVTVNGTEVQVLGTSFDVRAYQPAITYTTLVNGAVRVASKGSKGQVLQPGQMARSGNGGLSITNADIEQVTAWKNKQIILRDADLRDIMEELSRWYNVDVAYAGDFNTATGVTIEISREVPLKKILEMIMLTKSAKFRIDGDVVTVLPFR; encoded by the coding sequence ATGATGAGCAAACCACCATTAGAATTGCCATTTCGGATCGCTGCTTTAGTAAAAAAGTACATTGCAGGCAATATCACGCCAGATGAACAGGCGGAGTTGGATGCATGGATCAACCTATCTGAAAAGAACAGGGTACTATGGGCCGAAATTTCACAAGGCGCAACTAATGAATGGACTTCCACACCATTCCATAATTATAATATGGAAAATGTGATCGGCTCAATTCATCATAAAATAAAGAAGAACAAACAGCGACGCACATTCGTTTACCTGTCTGCAGCAGCAGCTATTTTAATGATGATCGCCGCCGGTCTGCAATACCTGAAGGTGCCAAAAGAACCAGCCATGGAGTACGTTGTCATTGGCAACGAAGTTCCTCCCGGCACCACAAAAGCCCGCCTCGTAATGGCCAATGGCCATACAATCGGGTTAGACAAAGCGCGCGATTCCAGTTTTACGGAGGGCAATGGTGTACAGGTACAACAACAGCAAGGTGTATTGTCATACCAGGCAAAAAACAACACCAAAGAAATGCCGACTTATAATACGCTGATCACACCCAAAGGGGGAGAGTATAAATTAGTGCTTGGTGATGGTACTGTAGTATGGTTAAATGCAGCTTCTTCCATCAGGTTCCCGAACCGGTTTTCAGGGAATCAACGTGAAGTACAACTGACCGGTGAAGCTTATTTCGAAGTGACACACGACCCGAAGCGACCTTTCATTGTAACAGTCAATGGTACGGAAGTACAGGTATTGGGAACTTCCTTTGATGTAAGAGCCTATCAACCTGCTATTACCTATACCACACTGGTAAATGGCGCTGTCAGAGTAGCATCCAAAGGTAGTAAAGGACAGGTCCTGCAACCCGGACAAATGGCCAGATCTGGTAACGGTGGGCTGAGTATCACCAATGCCGATATCGAGCAGGTAACCGCCTGGAAAAACAAACAGATTATATTAAGAGATGCAGATCTCAGGGACATTATGGAGGAACTGTCGCGCTGGTATAATGTAGATGTAGCATATGCAGGCGATTTCAATACTGCCACAGGTGTAACTATTGAAATCAGCAGAGAGGTGCCGTTAAAGAAGATATTAGAGATGATCATGCTGACAAAATCAGCCAAATTTAGAATAGATGGTGATGTAGTAACAGTTTTGCCGTTCAGATAA
- a CDS encoding RNA polymerase sigma-70 factor translates to MFGTARTSEFNTVVKHYYPAIVFFAEKIIDNHAVAQEIAQDVFVKLWEKEQNFDNDTNIRNFLYLSARNRCLNYIRDTKRKQQREESIPLAPIPEDDITNNIILAEVWRDIDLAINTLPEQCKKVIKMTFQEGKSTDEIANQLNITESTVRNQKARGLSLLKKSLSDKAFTFLLLFI, encoded by the coding sequence ATGTTTGGGACAGCTAGAACATCTGAATTTAATACCGTGGTAAAACACTATTACCCGGCTATCGTCTTTTTTGCAGAAAAAATAATCGACAACCATGCCGTAGCACAGGAAATAGCCCAGGATGTATTCGTCAAACTATGGGAAAAAGAACAAAACTTTGACAACGATACCAACATCAGAAACTTCCTGTACCTATCTGCCAGAAACCGCTGCCTTAACTACATCCGGGACACTAAAAGAAAACAACAACGCGAAGAATCCATCCCGCTCGCCCCCATCCCTGAAGACGACATCACCAACAACATCATCCTCGCAGAAGTATGGAGAGATATCGACCTCGCCATCAACACCCTGCCGGAACAATGTAAGAAAGTGATAAAAATGACCTTCCAGGAAGGCAAAAGCACCGATGAAATCGCCAACCAATTGAATATCACCGAAAGTACCGTTCGCAATCAGAAAGCCAGAGGCCTTTCTCTGCTTAAAAAATCACTGTCTGACAAAGCATTTACTTTCCTGCTGTTATTTATTTGA